The sequence below is a genomic window from Silene latifolia isolate original U9 population chromosome 7, ASM4854445v1, whole genome shotgun sequence.
TACTTGAACAAATGCTTGTACACAATGAATATCGGTAGCAACGATTACATCAATAATTACTTCATGCCGAAATTCTATTCATCAATGAAGAATTTCACCCATGAACAATTTGCCACCATTCTTGTTACCGAATATGAACAACAAATTAAGGTTGTTTCTTGAtcccttttgttttttattttattttagagtCGATACTGTTTTGGTACACACTACATAACATGCAGATGTCAGTTAGTTTAGctggtaaaaaaaaaagtttcataTGAAATTAATCGTTCAATAATGAAAAAGATGGATGTAATGTCGTAATGATGGTGAATTTGTTGTTCTTTAATTTTGGCAGGCACTATATGATTATGGAGCAAGGAAGACGGCAATATTTGGGATCGGGTTGATAGGATGTACTCCTGCAGAAATGCGGATACACAATGCAATTTTTTGTGTAGATGAGATCAATGATGCCGTCGGTATATTGAATAAGAAGCTTTTGGAGCTTGTCAAATCATTAAACAAAAAACTTGCCGGCGCAAAGTTTACATTCATTGACATCTCCGGCGTTCAAAACGCTTCCCCTTTTGCTATCGGTTGGTTAACTCCGCTTAATTACGTTCTTTAATTAATTTATACATCTACGACGATAATATTAGTCAATGTCTTTAGGACACCATGATAGTCAAGGTTGGATGAAGCAGCCTTATCCCTGTAATAGTCTAACAAGGAGGCTATTTCAGCTGATTTCAAAATAAAAATTGCGTTACAAATTATATTAACGACTTATTCAAAATTAAAAATTATCTCTGTATTATAAGAAGATGGTCTTACCCTACAAGTTGTATTAATAAAATAGTGTGTTTTATTGCAGGTCCTCTAGCGGATATGACATGTTGTGAACTAAGGAGCGATTATCAATGTAAACCAAATGTACGACCATGTCGATTTAGGGATCTCTATGCATTCATGGATGGATTTCATCCGACGGAAATTGTGCATAAACTAACCGCTAAACTAGCGTTTAATTCTCCTTTACGTTTGTTTGTTAATCCTGTAGACATCAAAACTCTTATCAGCTTTAACACTGCTTCTGAAATTTGACATTTTTATGTAACTTGTATGAACACTTTTCATATTATTATTCAATTCCTTTTTGTTTAATGATTGGTTTCTTAAAATCagttaccactaatcaaattcaGCGTCAATCCTCTCTATATGATGTTTCTTATGTTAATATCGCTACAAAAACAGCCCGCGTTACTATCTGATAGAAGTTGTCGATAATTATGTTTACCAACTAGTACAATATATTGTTTACGCTTACAAAATAATGCTCCGTATCTATAAATTTTATTTCATAATAATAGTTAACCTATCAAGTAAATAGACAAGGGGATAATGATACGGCGTCACCGGGTGGCGCTCAATTtcggcgccaccctctcacatgcatctagacctgtcaaaactcgacccgacccgaaaacccgacccgacccgttttcttagggttacaaacccggttttttcgacccgcggcccgtttgacccgaacccgaaatgacccgttattttagggtcgagacccgacccgttgggtcaagggaaaatcatgaattttattaaaaatattattatttatatattatatttgaaaatatagttaaaaaattatttttttattacttaaaattaaaaattcaactaaaaagtcaattttatataacttttataatatttaataataaaataattattaaaaaaactttattttaataattatatcaatataattattgtatatgatgattatgactaaaataataattttaaacatattttaatttttaaaaatatattttttaaatttaaaaaatcgtttaaaaaaggcgttaaaaattatttcttgacccgtattctgaccctaacccgacccgtgacccgtatgacccgacccgtatctgacccgacccgtattctgacccgacccgtatgacccgacccgggacccgacccgcccgacccgtttgacaagTCTACATGCATCCCTTATTATTGGGGTCCCCACTTATTTTATGGGATTTATCCATTATTTTGGGGGTCCACATTTATTGCTTGTGAGAGGATGGCGCCGAGATTGGGCGCCACCGGGTGGCGCTAACTCATTTtccaatagacaattattaaCGTGTATCTTACATTCGAGTGCCTCACACAAAACCGATATAGTTATAGTTGTAATATTATTTGGCAAGTATCTTTAGGGTCCCACCTCCCGGACTCAAATTGCTGGTGGAATGCAAAACGATAAAATCCGTTGTTTCTGAAAAAGAGCGTAAAGAGTCCATACCGTATCGACGTATAATCCAAATCATTCACGTTTTATTGCCAAATAATACCAAACAATGACAATTTTTTCATGTTATTGTTTACAtttatttataaaaataataaattaatttaagaGTACTATGGTATAGTTAACCTAAACGGGTATACTTTTGATACGATTTTGTTGTTGATTATATAACAAACATAATGTAATAGACAAACAAATGATCGGGGCGGAGGGTGTACATCTTCATACTATGTTGGAATAGCCGAAGTACTTTTAGGCATATTCTTGTTGAAGACGGAATATCAGTTTTTCAACTAAAATGTGTCTAGTGTTACTCGGCCAATTGCATAAACGAGACACGCAAAATACTTTTCACCTTAATTTGTCTtaaaggagccaaaggtcttgTTAAATTCGCCTTAATTTCACTCCACTCTAGTTCAGtctatttaatacaatttattcaaattttattcaatttaatttaattcactttaaGCTCGCAATGCATAAATGAATACAAATTCCAGCTTTCCAAGCAATCCCAATTTACGCAAGTTGTTCTTTAATAATGAGAGATTAATCTTCACTTAAAAAGTCCATTATTATTAAGTTCATTATTAATAGTAATGAGATGTCATTAGCTGACAAGATCTTTTAGAGGCCGGCATATAGTTGACCTTCATATAACCCAATAAAACTGCTTACTACGGACTACGGAGTAACAAAAAAGACATGTCATATACAAGTGTTCCACATCAACGAATTATGAATGAATTGACCAATTTAATTATAAATCAAAaatagggatgtcaatggatcgggttcgggtcgggtgaagcctcacccgtcatccatccgtccctttaaaatctcatccaacccgtccgtcatccgtgaaacatatcatccgtcatccagccatccatcatccatggatcgggtgataaacgggtgttgtGTATTTATATGTTTCAgcttaaaaaaaattatgattttttttattCTATACAAAAATAATGTTAGataattattattttagtttaacttagtttcacaaaatatatattttgagAATAGAAaaacatgaatattttatatcttaataataTATCATatgtaaaaaaataaataaaaagtaataaaatcgggcgatggatggatgacgggtgaaatttcttcatccaacccatccgtcatccgtttcatccgtcacccatccatcatccatttaagtcgggttttcatccatcttttaaAATCGGGTGAATCGAATTTTGTTCGGttgcgggtgaaattgacatccctaatAAAAAAGCCACTTCTCTCATATGTAACCTCCTTAAACTTGGGAAGTGGTCCGCCTCTCCTCCCAATGGACATAGGTCTAGCCCATGCATGTGTTTAACATTGTATTGATGGTAAAACTCAGAATCATCCTATAATGCCAAAGGCAAGACCTCAACTTTAATATTTGGAACAAGATTTCCCAATTACATTGGGTCTTGGGAGATAATATGTCATGATAGTTTGGCTAAAAATGAAGGAAATTTATCTATAGAGAAAGACAAGAAATCAAGTTCCTTCAAAACAATAAAATGTATGTATGTCTTGTATTGTTAGGGTAAAAATCCAT
It includes:
- the LOC141592823 gene encoding GDSL esterase/lipase At1g29660-like, whose product is MWKIICAYVLLITCSFVNGDPKVPCYFIFGDSLSDAGNNNNLVTNATANFPPYGVDFPGGVATGRFTNGLTSVDIITKLVEIDGLISPFSTASGRDILKGVNYASGGSGILSESGSHLGDRIWLARQVQNHAITISKLQSMVDGPRSVNKYLNKCLYTMNIGSNDYINNYFMPKFYSSMKNFTHEQFATILVTEYEQQIKALYDYGARKTAIFGIGLIGCTPAEMRIHNAIFCVDEINDAVGILNKKLLELVKSLNKKLAGAKFTFIDISGVQNASPFAIGPLADMTCCELRSDYQCKPNVRPCRFRDLYAFMDGFHPTEIVHKLTAKLAFNSPLRLFVNPVDIKTLISFNTASEI